The sequence below is a genomic window from Silvanigrella paludirubra.
GGCCGTTTACTTGTTTTTCCTAAAATAACAGATTCCACTTTATCTTATGTTAAATGGGCACCCATAAAACTGATAGAACTTTTTAATGGCAATGAAAGTCTAGCAGAAAGATATAAAAATGGATCATGCGGAATTTTAAGATTATGTCCTTCTGATTATCATCGTTTTCATTTTCCTGTATCGGGAAAAGCAGGTATCACAAAAACAGTGCCAGGTCTTTTACATTCCGTGAATCCATATGCGTTAGAACATAAAATACCTGTTTATTGTCTTAATAAAAGAACTATTTGTGAACTTGATTCTGATAATTTTGGCAAAGTTTTGCTAATGGAAGTAGGTGCCTTATTTGTTGGGACGATTGTTCAAACATATAGACCTGGAATGCAAGTAGAAAAAGGTGACGAAAAAGGTTTCTTTAAATTTGGCGGCAGTACTTGTATTTTCTTTTTTGAACATGGAATAATGAAATTTGATGAAGATCTTATTCAGGCATCAAACGAAGGTTTTGAAACTCTCGTCCACATAGGCGAAAAAATAGGTACATTATCAGAAGGAAAAGTGGATGCAGAACGGTGATGTAAAACATCAAATAGTTCGTGACCTAAACTTTAGCTTTAATGATCTTGAATTTCTAACAAACGCCTGCTTCCAAACAAAAAATTATTTAAGCAATTTTCCCCAAGTTTTTAAAGAAGAGCTTAGGGATTTTTTGTTTTTGATAAAATATAATAATAAAGTAGCTTCATTTTGTTCTTTGTTTCCTTTTTCATTTCAGCTAAATGGCGAAAGAATAAGCGCTTATTGCATTGGTAGTGTTTGTACAGATCCTAAATTAAGAAAATTAGGATTAGCAATGAAAACAATTCAATTAGCTGAAAAAAAAGCGATTGAAAATGCTGCTGATTTCATTTTTTTATTTGCTGACAACAATAAACTATATAATAAATTAAACTATATTTCTTCAGGAAAAACCTATTTAGCACAAATTAGCTCAAGTTTAGTTAATAAAACATCATTAAATAATTACAGATCACTTATAAATAAATGTAATGATATAAAATCTGAAAATTTAAATTTAAAAATAATTACACAAACTAACTTAAAAGAACTTTTAAATATAGAAAAATCGAAAATATGGCAATTTATCGTATTAAATTCTCCTTTTTCTGAGTGTATTTTATCTTATCTAGAATTTTGTGATATTTTAAAAATCAAAAATATGAAAATGTATTATATAACAGAAAATCAAGAAATAATGGGTGTTTGTTTTTATAATAAAGGAGACGATTTTCAAAATGTAATACATTCTTCCTATTATAAAGATAGAAAATATGCCTTAATGTTAATTCATAATATATTTGAAGAAAACAAAGAAAAAGATATCTTATTTTTTCCAGGAGCGTTCTTTTCAAATTTTGAAGATATTTTTGAATATGTTTACATTCCTTCTATGTCAATAAAAAGTTTAAATGAGAAAAAATTTCCTATTAATGCTCTAGATAATTTATGCAGTAAAAATTCAATATTTGTTAGTAGTTTACAAGGCACTTAATCTCATATTATTATAAAATAAATACTATGAGAGGTAAAAATGGAAGAAAAAATTGAAAATGACACGTCCATCCAAATGATTGTCTTAATGACACCAGATATGGTGAATTTTTCAGGCAAAGTTCACGGTGGTGCCATATTAAAACTTCTCGATCAAGTTGCTTATGTTTGCGCATCTCGGTATGCAGGTAATTATGTAGTTACACTTTCTGTTGATCAAGTTTTTTTTAGACATCCTATTCATGTTGGAGAATTAGTATCTTTTTTTGCAAATATAAATTATACGGGCAAATCATCCATGGAAGTAGGAATTAAAGTTATCTCAGAAGATACAAAAACAAGAGCTACTAATCATGTATTATCCAGTTACTTTACCATGGTTGCTGTCGATGAGCACTCAAAATCTGTGAGTATTCCAGAATTAAAGGTAACGACAGAAAAGCAAAAAGAAAGAAGAGAGGCCGCCCTAAAAAGAAAATTACTTAGAGAACAAATATGGAAAAAATAATATGAATATTATTCTTTCTGAATAGTCAGCTTAAATACTTGGTAACTATTCAATATTTCTCCCGATTCCGATGTTGCAAAAATAATTTTAACAACTTCTTTTCTATTTTCATCTAGAGTATCTGGTAATTCTCCATCAATTCTTAGATCATGCGCGTCTATCTTTAAATTTTTTCCTGCAGTAATTGCATATGATTTTCGTGCTGCTATAAAAACAGAATGAATTGATTTATAATTATCTTGAACTTTATCTCCCTTAACAATAATATATTTTTTTGCGGGAATGGTAGAAATTAAATTTAAATGTCCCAAATAAATTAATTGCTTATTATCTATATCAAATTCAATCTTAAAAGGATTTTCACTAGCTGAACTATAAGTCACTTCTTTATAATCTGAAGCTTCAATGAATTTTATATTATTATTAGGATCTATTTCTGGTTTAAATATTTTACTACTTGTAAATTCATTCCATTTTTTATTTAATTCAAATCTTTTATTTAATTCTGATAAATATATTTTTATTATTGGATTTGTACTAAAATCATCAGGTGTTATTATCATTTTTGAATAGAGTATATCTGGACCACTAACAGAATTTGTTTCTTTATGAAATTCAAGATTTTCCTCAGAAGCATTTTTTGATAATATATATGATTTTGGCTTTAATGCGTATTCAACTTCAGTATTGTCATTATTTGAATATTTAATACCTGTAACTGTTAATTTACAAGTTGAGTTTCCTTGTTTTAAGATTAAAGTAGAACCAATTTTATTTTTTGTAAGCAGCCAAGACTCATTTTCTTTTCTGCCTTTACAATCAGCCCCGTATAATCCTTTGATAGAAAAAGTATCTACATTTATATTTTGAAAATTGCTTTTATCTGATGCAATATTATCTATTAATGCTAAATCAATTGATGTTTCTACATTACTTAATTCGTTCTTATTAGATTCTTGTGGTGAATTATTAGAGTTTGTATTTCCTTTACAACCCATTATGAAAGGAGTTAAAATAAAAATAGGGCATGCTAATTTAAATATTACTGAATACTTCATTAAAAAACCTCAAAGATATATTTAATTATTGTTAAATTAATTCAATTTTTTTTTTGCGCAAAAAATAGCTGATACCGCAGAATTTTAATAAAACAAAATTTATTTTCTATCAAGATTAATTTTAAATAAAATAACAAAATTAAACAATATTTAATTGTAAAAAACAAAAATATTTTTAAGTTAAATTTAAATAATCAACTAAATACAATATCTAATCAGATATTTTGAATACCATTATATAAAAAATTATTTAGAGTCAAAGTGGCTCCTTGAAGTTCTCTATGACCTCAACACTTACTTCTTCTACATTTTCAATATTTTTAATTTTTGTAATGGTATCTTGAATTTTATTCGTTTTAGGAATACGAACTAAATAATATCCTAAATTGGGATAACTTTTTACGATTTCAAATGATTTATCATTAAAAACTACATTATTTTTTGTTTTAATAATTATATTTCCACTTAGAACACCAAAAGAGTCTGTAGACTCATTTATAACAACTTTATTGTTAAATGTTTTTCGATTTTCATTTTCATTTTCATTTGGAGAAATATTATATATATTAAATCCTTTTGTTTTTAAAACATTTTTTGTTTTATTCGTATGATTTTTTGGTTCTTTGTTAAAATCAGCTTCTAATTCTTGGTAAACAGTATATTTTACTCCCCCTTGAACAAAAGTTTCAGAAACTTTAAATTTTTTAGCTACTTCTTTTCCATTAATCACAGGACTTTCCATTTTATCATCTAGCTGGATAGATTTTTCAGCTGCAATTGCGCTTAACGAAAAGTAGTTAAAAGCTAGAAAACCTGCAGTATATAAAATTGTTTTCATTGTCATACATTCTCCTACATTAGTTATATTAAATATTAAAAACTACTTTTATTGATGTCCTGTAACTTTTAATTGCCAACCTTTAAATGTAGCTTCCTTTTTATGTATACCAGTATTTATTACTTTAAGCTTCCATTCACCTTTACTATCCTCACCGAAAAACGCATTTGATTGAATTTGCATTCCAACTAAATTGCCATTACTTGAAAATGCATTTGCAGCATGCCAAACAATACTTTTTGTGCCTCTTGGTGAAGTTAATTCTAATGCTACATCACCAATAAATTTACTTTCTAAAGAAACTTTAATTTGAATATTTTCTATCTTTAATGAATTAGAATTAAAAACTGTTAACTTAGATTCATAACCATTAATATCTCCTGCTTGAACAGGTTGGCTAAAATCAGAAGGTATTTTTGGTATCCAATCTTTTTCAATATATTCGCCTAAATTTATATTATAATTTTTTGCAAGAGCTACTGCATCTGCAACATTTACTCTTCCAAATCCGTACCAATTGGAAAAATGAAATCCAGCCGCATTTGTTAGCCAACCTTGCTCTGCCTGATATGAAACTCCTTCAGCAATATTTATAGAAACACCATTAAAATTTGGATCTACTTTTGTTGCCGTTTTCGCTAAAATATATTTTACATCGCGCCAAGTTAAATTTGGATTTGCTTCTAATATAAGAGCAATACTACCTGAAGTAACAGGTGTAGCCGAAGAAGTTCCATTCATTGAATTTGTATAATTACAGTCTTTATTTACATCGACTTCGCAAGCATTAAAAGGATTTCCAACTTTTAAAATGTCCTCTTTATTTTTAAGATCAGGATTACGGCTTAAACCATATTTTGAACCAACAACATCTGTTGTAATAATTGCGGGATCTGCAGCTGTAGCTCGAATTTTTGTCCAATCCATTACTTCATTAATTGTTTTATAATTTTTTTCAACCCATTCTTTATTTTTACCAAATTCACCACCTGGAGCACTTATCCACAAAGATGAACCTGTTGTTGAATAAGAAGATTTCACACCTTGTGAATTTATTGCTCCCACGGTGATTACTTCTGCCAGTGTATTTTCAAAATTCATACTTGAATTTTGACAGGATAAATTTAATTTTTTTGCATCATCACATGAGCTACCAGAAAACATTCCCATACTACTAAAACCGTTTCCAGCTGCTTTTACATAAAGAGCCCCTTTTCCATTTCTTAATGTCGTTGTGCCCGATTTAAAGGCCGCTACAGATGCTTTTGTCGTTGGGTTATCCTCTTTAATTTGTCTAGTATTATTCATACCAAAACTCATACTAAAAATATCATTCCCTTTTGAAGCGTCAGAACCACCCAAGGAATCTAAAAAGTTTTTAAAGTTTTGAGCGCCGCTACTTATAACATTATATCCAGACAAATGCGCTCTTGGCGCTACTCCTGAACCACCAAATCCTAAATTACTTCTCATCCCAATGATTCCAGAAACCATTGTCCCATGATCAGGTTCATCACCATCTATTGGTGATGGATCGTTTGGAGATAAGCCGTTACTTCTAAAATTTAACGACCATGTTTTTGATACATTTGGTTTATTATCTACATTGGGAGCTAATGAAGGATGGCTTATTTGAAGACCAGAATCTGCTATGGCTACATATACTTTATTTCCACTTAAACAATCATTTTTAAGAACAGAATTTACATTTATATCTTCACCAGCTTTAGGAAGAGTTGTTGAGAAAGCTGTGTTTCCATTATTTAATAAATGCCACTGATATTTACCTAATGGATTTGCTTTTTCATCAGATAAATCTGTACAAAATTTATTATCATTATTTATACCATTATCGCCTTCTTTTTTATCGCCTTCTTTTTTATCGCTTTCTTTTTTGTCGCTTTCTTTTTTATCTAAATCTTGATTCGTATTTTCTTGATTTGTATATTCATTTTCTGTTTCTATAATATCAGGAGAATTTGTTTTTTTTCCGCATGATGAAACAAACGATACCGTTAAAATTGAAATCAATAAAAATCTTTTATTTGACAAAATCATTATAACTCCCCTCATTAAATAGTCGCAAAAAATGAAGCCCTTTCAAAATTCATAAAATTTAAGGGCTCAAGAAAATTTTTAGTATATTTTATTTTACATTGGAGTTTTAAAGTTTTCTAAAACTTCGACATTTACACTTGTTACTTTTTCTTCTCCAACAGCCTGGCTATAAGGATTTAATTTCTTTAATTGAGTTACTGCATCTTGAAACTTTACATTTTCCGGTACTTTAATAACATATAGACCTAATGCTTTATAAGATTTAACAACTTGAAAATATTTATTTGGAATTTTAACTATTTTGTCTGGACTTACTTTTACAATCGCATTTCCAGTTACAACAGCAAATTTTTTAGTTTGATTATTAAAAGCAACTTTAAAAGCAGATTTACTTGCAACAGTTTCTAGAGAATCCGAGTCGCTGAAATCTTTCACAGATGTTGATGTCATTCTATCTGATGAGCTTCTATTTTTTGAATTTCGAACAGATTTTGAATCAAAAAATATTTTAAATGCACCTTTATCTAAGAGAATCGTCTTAGGCGCTCTAATAGAAAGATCTTGTGGAGAATTTCCTGAAGATGCTTCATTTGAAAAATCTTTACTTGTATCTTTTCCAACAAATGCTTTTAAGCCTTTATATAGAGTATAATTCATTCCACCTTGTGTAAAAACTTCATCTACATTTAAATTTTTGTTTATGTTTTCAATTAATTTACTTTCATCATTATCGCTTTTTAAGTCGGCTTCATTATTTAGAGAAAAATTATCGACAACTGCATAAGAATTTAATGTAAATATATTCAATAATGAAAATGCACTTATATAAAGAAATGTATTTCTAAGTTTCATGATATTTTTCCTTAATAGTTAATTTAATTTAATAAATATTAATTTAGTTTCATCATATTTTTATGATTATAATGAAACTTTTTGACCAGCAATTTGTAATCTTATGCCTTTAAAGGAAACTGTTTTTGCATTTAAACCACTATTTATCACTCTTAATGTCCAAACACCTGCACTGTTTTCACCATAGAACGCGTTACTTTGAATTGGCATATTTACTAAATTTCCATTACTAGAAAATGCATTTCCAATATTCCAAATAATACTTTTTGTTCCGCTTGGAGAAGTTAATTCAAGACCAACATCACCAATATAATCACTATCTACTGAGACTTCTGCACGAAGAGATTCGATTTTAAGATTTGCCGCTTTTGGTATTGAAGGAATTTTATAAATTAGACCAGTTGCTCCTGGAGCCACAGCAAGATTAGTTGCATAACCTCTTAATGGATACCAATTATTTTCTGTATAAGTTCCTAAATTAACATTATAGTTTTTTGCTAATTTAACAGCTTCACCAACATTAATTCTTCCAAATCCATACCAATTTGAAAAATTAAATCCAGCTGCATTTTTAGTCCATCCATCTTCTGCTTGATAATCTTCACCATTAGCTATTTTAACTTTAACACCAGCAAAATTAGGATCTACTTTTGTCGCTGTTTTAGCTAAAATATATTTTACATCGCGCCATGTTAAATTTGGATTTGCTTCTAATATTAATGCTAAACTTCCTGAAGTAACAGGAGTTGCAGAAGAAGTCCCGTTCATTGTATTCGTATAATTATATTCTGAATTTAAATATCTTCCTTCATTATCTACTGCATAACCAGCATTAAATGAATTTCTAATACTAAAAACATCATCTAATGAAAATTCACTATCAAAATTTACAATTTTACTCATTCCATATCTTGAACCCATAACATCTGTTGTTACGATAGCTGGTTCTCCAAGAGATGGTCGTAGATTTTGCCATTCAACAGTTTTAGAGAATCTTGCATATTGTGAGTCTATCCAATTTTTATCAAATCCAAACTCTCCGCCTGGCGCACTTATCCATAAAGAAGAACCCGTAGTTGAGTAACTTGTCTTCTTACCTTTTGCACTTATAGCCCCAACTGTAATGACTTCTGGAATAGTATTATCCGTATTCATACTTGAGTTTTGGCAAGTTACTCCTAATTTTATAGCCATTTTACATGCTTCTATACTTGGTCTATCTCTACCTAATTTAGTAAAACCATTTCCTGCAGCTTTAACATAAAGAGCGCCTTTTCCATTTCTTAAGTGTCTGGTTCCATATTTATATGCTGTAATAGCGCCTAATGTTATTGGATCATCTGAAGATATTTGTTCTAAATTATTATCACCATAACTCATATTAAAAATATCGTTACCTTTTGAAAAGTCTGAACCACCAAGAGAATCTACAAAATTTTGGAATTGTTGAACTCCTGCTTCAGCTTGTATAATATTATATCCAGCTAATTTAGCACGAGGAGCAACTCCAGATCCTCCAAAGCCTAAATTACTACGCATTGCAATAATACCGCTCACCATTGTTCCATGGTCTTCATCATCTTCTGGAATTGGAGATGGATCATTATTTTGTAAACGATTATC
It includes:
- the asd gene encoding archaetidylserine decarboxylase (Phosphatidylserine decarboxylase is synthesized as a single chain precursor. Generation of the pyruvoyl active site from a Ser is coupled to cleavage of a Gly-Ser bond between the larger (beta) and smaller (alpha chains). It is an integral membrane protein.) codes for the protein MLKSILGNTTKQINVIKRMSGEKFVEKIYGEDAMKVFYGSAAGAAFTEKFLTNKWISNIYGAYNDSGASKHKIEEFVNLMGINVSESEKDISEYNSFNDFFARKLHPRARPINRTATGINSPGDGRLLVFPKITDSTLSYVKWAPIKLIELFNGNESLAERYKNGSCGILRLCPSDYHRFHFPVSGKAGITKTVPGLLHSVNPYALEHKIPVYCLNKRTICELDSDNFGKVLLMEVGALFVGTIVQTYRPGMQVEKGDEKGFFKFGGSTCIFFFEHGIMKFDEDLIQASNEGFETLVHIGEKIGTLSEGKVDAER
- a CDS encoding acyl-CoA thioesterase, giving the protein MEEKIENDTSIQMIVLMTPDMVNFSGKVHGGAILKLLDQVAYVCASRYAGNYVVTLSVDQVFFRHPIHVGELVSFFANINYTGKSSMEVGIKVISEDTKTRATNHVLSSYFTMVAVDEHSKSVSIPELKVTTEKQKERREAALKRKLLREQIWKK
- a CDS encoding S8 family serine peptidase, coding for MSLNRNYFAFLSISVIAVSFLSACGKNSNNDNKSNDAITQNNSTQEALNDKYCTDLSDGSKNPLGKFQWHLKNTGQRAFATEGGVAGEDINAEPALKDECLSGNGVSVAVVDSGMQIIHPSLKPNIDGNSKAKSINFRDNRLQNNDPSPIPEDDEDHGTMVSGIIAMRSNLGFGGSGVAPRAKLAGYNIIQAEAGVQQFQNFVDSLGGSDFSKGNDIFNMSYGDNNLEQISSDDPITLGAITAYKYGTRHLRNGKGALYVKAAGNGFTKLGRDRPSIEACKMAIKLGVTCQNSSMNTDNTIPEVITVGAISAKGKKTSYSTTGSSLWISAPGGEFGFDKNWIDSQYARFSKTVEWQNLRPSLGEPAIVTTDVMGSRYGMSKIVNFDSEFSLDDVFSIRNSFNAGYAVDNEGRYLNSEYNYTNTMNGTSSATPVTSGSLALILEANPNLTWRDVKYILAKTATKVDPNFAGVKVKIANGEDYQAEDGWTKNAAGFNFSNWYGFGRINVGEAVKLAKNYNVNLGTYTENNWYPLRGYATNLAVAPGATGLIYKIPSIPKAANLKIESLRAEVSVDSDYIGDVGLELTSPSGTKSIIWNIGNAFSSNGNLVNMPIQSNAFYGENSAGVWTLRVINSGLNAKTVSFKGIRLQIAGQKVSL
- a CDS encoding GNAT family N-acetyltransferase, translating into MQNGDVKHQIVRDLNFSFNDLEFLTNACFQTKNYLSNFPQVFKEELRDFLFLIKYNNKVASFCSLFPFSFQLNGERISAYCIGSVCTDPKLRKLGLAMKTIQLAEKKAIENAADFIFLFADNNKLYNKLNYISSGKTYLAQISSSLVNKTSLNNYRSLINKCNDIKSENLNLKIITQTNLKELLNIEKSKIWQFIVLNSPFSECILSYLEFCDILKIKNMKMYYITENQEIMGVCFYNKGDDFQNVIHSSYYKDRKYALMLIHNIFEENKEKDILFFPGAFFSNFEDIFEYVYIPSMSIKSLNEKKFPINALDNLCSKNSIFVSSLQGT
- a CDS encoding S8 family serine peptidase, with the protein product MILSNKRFLLISILTVSFVSSCGKKTNSPDIIETENEYTNQENTNQDLDKKESDKKESDKKEGDKKEGDNGINNDNKFCTDLSDEKANPLGKYQWHLLNNGNTAFSTTLPKAGEDINVNSVLKNDCLSGNKVYVAIADSGLQISHPSLAPNVDNKPNVSKTWSLNFRSNGLSPNDPSPIDGDEPDHGTMVSGIIGMRSNLGFGGSGVAPRAHLSGYNVISSGAQNFKNFLDSLGGSDASKGNDIFSMSFGMNNTRQIKEDNPTTKASVAAFKSGTTTLRNGKGALYVKAAGNGFSSMGMFSGSSCDDAKKLNLSCQNSSMNFENTLAEVITVGAINSQGVKSSYSTTGSSLWISAPGGEFGKNKEWVEKNYKTINEVMDWTKIRATAADPAIITTDVVGSKYGLSRNPDLKNKEDILKVGNPFNACEVDVNKDCNYTNSMNGTSSATPVTSGSIALILEANPNLTWRDVKYILAKTATKVDPNFNGVSINIAEGVSYQAEQGWLTNAAGFHFSNWYGFGRVNVADAVALAKNYNINLGEYIEKDWIPKIPSDFSQPVQAGDINGYESKLTVFNSNSLKIENIQIKVSLESKFIGDVALELTSPRGTKSIVWHAANAFSSNGNLVGMQIQSNAFFGEDSKGEWKLKVINTGIHKKEATFKGWQLKVTGHQ